GGCCGCAAACCCAGCTTTTCTAATTCGAGATGTTTCCTTCCAGGCGGGATATTCTTTGCAAACCCGATGCGGCGGCAGGGCTACATCACTATGCTGGACCCCCTGCAGGATGCGTTTGGCGAGAGAATGGGTGGTTTGCTCTTTTTACCGGCGCTATGTGGCGAGGTCTTTTGGGCGGCGGGAATTCTCGCTGCTCTTGGCGCCACCCTGGCAGTAATAATCGACATGGATCAGGGGACGTCCGTTATTCTGAGCGCGTGTATCGCGGTGTTCTACACTCTGTTTGGCGGCCTCTACTCCGTCGCCTATACGGACGTGATCCAACTGTTCTGCATTTTTATCGGCCTGGTGAGTAGTGTCGCGAACTCATTTTTCGGTGTTTTTGTTACGACGTCCTACCGAAAACAGATTAGAAAAATCCTTCGGGTATTAGTCTAACCTTGAGTATCCAATGGGATAGAGGTCGTATGAACCCAAGAAAATGATACCTGTAGGGAGCACTGAACGGAATTTGGATTTGCTTAACAAGATTATTTTGCCTAACGTGTATCGGAATCAGCCTAATGCAATTATTCCACTACCACATAGTAGTATAGATTATGCGCTAGCCAAATACCACACCTAGGATTGAAAGTCTAACGAAATCTACCTTGAGGTCTTTCTGGATAGCTAACATGCAGCGGTCGAGCGGGACTTGTCTGATGCAGGTGTTCTACATTGACAAAGTGATAACTATGTGCAATCTTTGTGAAGTAAAAGGCTAGCAATTATTCGTCGGTTCACAGTTCGTCGAGtctttatctttttctgtaccttgaatttattaataataagcAGTCACCGTTCACAACGACATAAATTGCTCAACTCCGTAGAATATAAGTCTTGTTCGCTACGAATAACTTTTGctacatcgatttttttctatcgattACGTCTGTACACCTATAAATAGTATTGACGATCTGGAATGGGTGACTCTTTATTCATACAGAGTGCAGGTATCGAACTTAACGTGGCGGTGTTCGGCAATATTGCGACGAGGTTTTCGGGTCGATAGGCGGGCTCGGCTTCTCCGTGCATTCAAATTACCAAGGTTCGCAGGACGAGATTTCAccctttcattttcatttcacatttAAATACACACCGTCTTCTGCAGGGTCACGCGATATACTTGAATACTGAAAATTATCGTGTGTCGGGTAGctgtaatttaaaaacattacCATTTCAGCTGCAGCATCGATTTTCCACaaaaattgttgttattttcgataaatctCGTTCGCCGTTCCTGCCtaacaatgaaatattttgattatCGTACGTTGCGCGTAGCTGAATGGGTTGTATCGAAGGGAAACCTTTTAGGTGGCGCTTTTCAGATTAGTCTTTTCACGGTCGATCTCTTGGGTGCAGTTAGCGTTCCCTTGCCAGGAACATGAAAAGAGCCAACAGTTCGATTGAAGTCAAAGAAAGTTAATCCCCGGAATAGTTCCATTCACCGGGTCAGAGGGGCGGGGGGATTTCTTTCTCGGACGAAGAGATTTCCAAAGGATAAAGAACACGCGCCACCTATAGCCAAGTTATCGTGTTAGACCCAccttcaactttttcaccctgTTCGAACATTTTGCGAATCAATGCAGTAGACTTGGTGTTCGATCGATCTGTCAGCTCGGCAATAGTAATGGTTGCCAAATGAAGGAAAGGTGTTTACACACTTCTGTGACGTCTGTTCCAGTGGATGTGCATCCCCTTTGCATGGATGAATCCCAAGGTCGAGTCGCTTAGTTCGATGGACGTGGATTGGATCGGCGAGGTAAAACCATCGGAATATTGGTACTACATGGACTACGGGCTTCTACTAGTCTTCGGAGGAATACCTTGGCAGGTGTACTTCCAGCGAGTTCTCTCCTCGAAGACCGCTGGCAGGGCCCAAATCCTGAGCTACGTGGCTGCCGTTGGATGCATCCTGATGGCCATACCTCCAGTTCTAATCGGAGCCATAGCCAAGGCGACGCGTAAGTTGTTTCCTCGGATGTTTCAACTATTCGGCAACACTCGTCCACGCAAGCACTCGCATATCGCACATGCGTAAAGAACGTACCTACCGCTTAAGGATACCACGGGAATACGGTCCTTTGCGTCGCAATTGTAACGGGATTAAATTAGCTTCGTTGCGGAATTGTCTGGGGCCAGGGGAGGTCGCGAGGGCTCGTGACCCTTCGGCCCGCCCCGCGGTATTTTGGGGGCTACTTGACATTTGGCGTGGGTGAGATCCCTGCTGTTGCGGGGGGTGCTGGTATTTACAATGTACGCAAGAGCGGGAGAAACGCGAGGGGAGATCGTGCAAGGATAATAGCACCGTGCTCGGCTGGGTGGTGAGCGTGGGACTGAGCCATGTGGCTCATCGCGGGGCGGTGGTGATAATGCGCCTTGGGGTGACGGgacataaatataaatagtCGATACAAGAACGGTGCTGAACCGTGCCCCGGAACTAATTGGAAgtgcagaaatatttttttgggTGTGACGAAGAACGCGGAAGTATTATTCGGAAGCTTAACGGAACCGTTTGACGATGGTGTTCCAGCGTGGAACGAGACCGGGTACACCGGACCTTATCCGTTGACGGAAACGGAAACAAGCATGATCCTGCCGATGGTTCTCCAGTACCTGACACCGGATTTCGTGTCTTTCTTCGGCCTGGGAGCAGTCTCAGCTGCCGTGATGTCATCAGCGGACAGCAGCATTTTGTCAGCGAGTTCCATGTTCGCTAGGAACGTCTACAAGCTCATCTTCCGCCAGAGGGTGAGTAGTCGAATGTTAGTCACAATCACAGAAATCCCGAACCACTTTCAAGCCCTCTCTCTCGCACAATTCACACTTCGTTCGTGGAGTCGCATTTCGGTTGGGGTCGGTTAAAGCTGATTTATCCGCGTAGGCTTCAGAGATGGAGATAATCTGGGTGATGAGGACGGGTATCGGTGTTGTCGGGATCCTTAGTACGGTGATGGCGTTAACGATACCCTCGATATACGGGCTCTGGTCGATGTGTTCCGACCTGGTGTACGTCATCTTGTTCCCCCAGCTGCTGATGGTCGTCCACTTTAAGCCGTATTGCAACACCTACGGCAGTCTTGCAGCGTACATAATTGCTTTCATGGTCAGAATCAGCGGTGGCGAGCCTCTGATGGGACTTCCGGCACTCATTCATTATCCAGGTTACGAACCGGAGACCGACACCCAGCTATTTCCCTTCAGGACAATGGCAATGTTGATGTCTCTGGTGACGTTGGTCGGTGTTTCGTACGGCACTCAGGTCGCGTTTATGACCGGCAAGCTTGCGCCTGGTTACGATATATTTCGATGCGTGGTCAACATACCCGAGGACGTAGAGCGAGTGGGTCCCGATCCCGCGGAAGGTGAACAGATGGCTGTGCTGGCCGGCGGGTCGGCCAGACTTTACGGCAGCAAAGATGAATCCAACGGCCGAGTGAATCAAGCGCTCGAGCCGGACGACGATATGGAACCAGGTTGTGGCGTAGGCGGAGGTGGCGGGTGCAGCGTTTTGGGTCAGTTGGAACCTCACGTCGATCGCCAGCCGCAATCCAGCACCGCGTTCTAACTCCAGGTTCCATGATCGGATGCTGTGACCAACAATAACTCCGGTGATGCGGTGTTTCTTCGTTTCTCCATTCattcttctttcgtttttttcattattgcgCAACTGTACAATTGTATTGCGTCGATTCTATACTGCTATTTTGTATAGGATGCTTTCTGGTGCTCTTAATATGAACGGTTCTTTCATGCCACTGCGATTTCGTGTATAGTATAGTGATAACACCGTGCGATTTTTGTCCGATAGAGATTCAAGCACAGTGGGCTTGACCTACAAAATAATCACGATATAAATATCCTTGCGATTAGTTCGTGACGACGGTGATCGTGGTATGATTTGCACAAAGATCGGAAGGATACGCGGAGATGATTGCGGAAATTCCCCGGCGCGTTTTCAACGTCCGATCAATGGGTCGAAGGTCATCGCCGAGGTCATATCACTTGTGGTCAGGAACAGTTATCGTAGTCTCAATTAAGCAATAATTTTGAAGTTAACGCATTACATTTACATAACGTACTTGTTAGCTGTTTGCACATCGGGGAAATGAGAGCACCGCATCGCCTATTAGGCCTagtcattttgtttttaaatatgtTTAGTActaaatgaatataaataaataaataaatatattacatgtatagaTACAAATTATATTGAATTCGGCTGAGTTTCAGGGCGGTTCATAGGATCTAAACTCGATCGCGGATCGCGTTGCGAAGACTCGTTTATAGTCGCTAGTGATCAATGAAACGTTCGGAAGtacttatttgaaataaattctgcCGGTATAAATAAAAGTAGGGAATTCACGGCGGACGCTGATTGGAGTAGACGTGTTATATAAGATTCACGGTAGAATACCGAGCAGCCCACAGCGTGCTCCATGTAACGTGCGGTGTACATATGATCCTgtcatttttaattacttgtgTGGACTTTCGTGTTGGGCACCGAGTGTGTATATTGGCATTTATTTCGGAATTATTGCCGTGCATGCTGCGGTGTatgtattaatataatatactgtTCCAAAATATCGATTATAGATCGATGCTTTTCTACGTAATCGTCGCATGATCGTAGCAATCAAGCTTATGTTATACGATTAGAGGCGGAAAAATTTCGGAATCTTTTGACGTGCAACAGtattaaatttgaaagctATACATAGAATTCGTGTTAATGATCGCGTGAGTGTACAATTCTAGGTTTTAGCCAAGCGTGTAATAGATACAAGGCCCCGAAAGTCAGCTGATcggttatatttattatatagtatatattgccatatatagtatatatatagtttataatatagtatatattGCCATAttgtttgaatgaaataatgaaTAGCCAGTAAGTATAACTTATGCATACCCAAGACAAGACTATACTACAGTATACATATTACCAACCGTACATATCAGTGCATATCGAAAATAGTTGATATTagattatacctataatgtaAGTAAATATGAGagtttttatgaaatatgaatgaatatttaattttcgtaTCACCTTGTTACAAAtgctattttttaattaaaaaaaaaaaaaaaaaaaaaatcaattccaagacACGGAAGTATGGGCCGTGCAAGTGCAATAGCATTTAATTGCGGtgtagaaataattaattaattgtatagCTGCAGCAGAATGATATTATACGTCTTATCCAGCTTATCTTATTTTCCGTAGGAATGTTCGTCATGcacgtatatacattatacataacGCATACGTATATGTTGAAATTAACTTCATGTTGCTGTATTTTACACTtatgacgaaaaaattatgtatagcGTTGTTTTCGGTAGCGCGCTGCAATAATAACACGTATATCTAGGTATATGTGTGTAtctcataatttttaatagtaATAAAACTGTGCAACATGACGCGAAACCCCGAACGCACATATTATCATGTGTCACCTACATATCAATTACATCAAATCAATGTAATAAACGGTATATACATATCATATAATAAgtacataaaaatatacacgCATATCAATATAATGTATTTATGTCGCTGTCATAAAAGATGAATTAATCCCACTGGAAAGCAGGTGTTTCAAGGTTTATTGAGGGGGTTGAAATGTTGGTGAAAAACTAGCACACAGTATGTAACATACGTCAACGCATAGGTATTACTCATCCACGTGATCCGTTCGACTGTACGGCACTGAATCGAGTTATAAGCCGTTATACAGTTTGAAATGAAACTTGGAGTCTTTCGAACATCGTATccgcaatttttcaaacggatattttgaaaattcatatatGTACTGTATACTATGTATTGTATTCTCAGAAAAAcgtcgtatatatatatatcaaatgAATCCTGTATAAACCTAATACCAAAAGTATATTACacctgtatacatatacatatatatatataatatcgaAGTGTTACTTAATAATGTACTATTCGTAATATAGTTATACGACCGAAAGAAAAACACCTAACAAATAAAAACGTAAGCAAGATGTTGATTGTAAGTGTTAAAAATAAACGGTGTATAAAAATACGCGCCGTGCTTGGTTCTGCTTCCTCTACGTAGATTTCTTCCCGTGTATTTACTCTTATTACtctttatcaaaattttgaccAGTACCGTGATCGCTATTCTTACCTGCGTTCACGGTTGGTATGCAATTACGTCACATTACCCGTAGACAATCTtcgtttgaagaaattcagtGTGTGCTCATTGCGCGAACCGAGTAACGCAGTCTCGCTCAGCTTCTGCATAATTTTATTGCTCTACTTCGTCAATCCTCAATTCCAGGAAGCTATTTCACTGCAatactttcaaaaatattttacttgcTTTCTCTCCGCCAGGAagacgaaaagttttcacTATCTAAAGGTGCAGTGTAACATGACTTACGGTTCGgtagtttttaaattatgaaGTAGCGTTAGTCTTACAAATATATTCCATGGAAAGTGGGGCAGGGTAAGGTGCACAAAATGTAATCCAAGTAAAATTCTTCACAGCAGACCAGCTTTATTGGTAAAACAAAAGCGttttcacaaaaataataaataaatcatattCAGTGTAAACAGTTATTTGTCTAACAGCTGGATTAGATAATTAttctattcttttctttttctttttgtcatgtataaaaatataaaaatgtacataTCTTGTTCCTACTGTGGAAGCGAAATGGTTTAGTATCTACAATTAATTCAGCTCAGTTAGTGAAATGGGGATCGAAGCGCGGGTTTCTCCTGATGGACTTCATTCGTCATCGTCAGGATTCCAGCTATAAGAGAGAAAACATAACAGGGAACCAAGGTGGAGACATAGAGATACACAGAGAGGGAGAAGGAGATAAAGAATATCGATTTCACGTTATAGCGCAGAGTTCGAACAAAATACTCAACCTCCCCGTGTACGATTCCTAAACAATCTGGCATTGATGTTAGAGTAGAAAACAATCGGGACGTGCAGTTTCGAGTGTCATGGTCAGAGCTGATGCCTGCAGGTTCAACAACTTATTTCCTGTTAGAGAAAAACCAGCGATGGAAGCAAGTTCATCGGTGATTACCCGCTTGTTGATGGGTTAATAGATCTTATAGTTAGCTTAATATTGGTAGCCGCCGTTGCTGGCGTAGCTCTGTCCACCGCTGCTACCACCGGAGCTGTAACCGCCTCCACTGCCGCCGGAACTGTATCCACCACCTCCTCCGGAACTGTATCCACCACCTCCTCCGGAGCTGTATCCACCACCTCCTCCGGAGCTGTATCCACCACCACCGCCGGAGCTGTATCCACCTCCGGAGCTGTATCCACCACTGGAGCCACCGGAGCTGTATCCACCTCCGGAACTGTATCCACCCCCGCCGCCTGAGCTGTAACCACCGCTGCTTGAAGAGGGTGCGCCATAGCTGGAGGATGGCTGACTGGCACCGCCGCCGCTGAAGTGTCCACCGCTAGAGCTGTAAGAGATGATTTCGTGATAATGCGATGCCCTACATGCCATCGTAGTTGGTGATTGTAGTTTTGATGGATTGAATtgactttgacgaaacaaGTAGGGGTCAGTGTTGAAAGCGTGGAAACGTTTCTTCACTGCTTggtgtttgattttttattgcggtgtttttcgaaaatgaagCTTTTGCTTACCCGCCGCCAAAACTACTGCCACCGAAGCTACCGCCTCCTGAAGACGGTGCTCCGTAGCTGCTTGAGGGTTTAGAAAAGCTGCCACCACCTCCGGAAGAAGGTGCACCGTAGCTTGAGGAGGGAGCTCCGTAGCTCGAAGAGGGTCGTCCGCCGCCGGAAGATGGTGCTCCGTAGCTGCTTGAGGGTTTGGAAAAGCTGCTACTACCTCCTCCGAAAGAAGGTGCGCCGTAGCTTGACGAGGGAGGTCCGTAGCTCGAAGCGGGTCTTCCGCCACCGGAAGATGGTGCCCCGTAGCTGCTTGAGGGTTTGGAAAATCCACCACTACCTCCTCCGAAAGAAGGTGCACCGTAGCTTGACGAGGGAGCTCTGTAGCTCGAAGAGGGTCTTCCACCACCGGAAGATGGTGCTCCGTAGCTACTTGAGGGTGCACTGCCGCTGAATCCACCTCCGAAACTTCCACCACTGCTAAACCCGCTGCTGCTGCCACCGCTGAATCCACCGCCTCCCGAAGATGGAGCTCCATAGCTACTCGATGGTGCTCCGTAGCTGCTGGACGGTGCACTGCCACCGAAGCTACCTCCGAAACTTCCACTGCTGCTTCCGCCGCTGAATCCGCCACCACCTCCTGAAGACGGGGCTCCGTAGCTAGTCGATGGTGCTCCGTAGCTGCTTGACGGTCTGCTGCTTCCACCGGATGATGGCGCTCCGTAGCTGCTGGACGGTGCACTGCCTCCGAATCCACCGCCGAAGCTGCCACCGAAGCTTCCGCCTCCAGAAGACGGTGCTCCGTAACTGCTGGACGGGGCACTGCCTCCGAATCCACTGCTGAAGCTTCCGCCTCCAGAAGACGGCGCTCCGTAGCTGCTGGATGGCGCGCTGCCTCCGAATCCACCGCCGAAGCTGCCACCGAAGCTTCCGCCTCCGGAAGATGGGGCACCGTAGCTGCTGGATAGCGCACTACCTCCGaatccaccaccaccacctccGCCGATGTTGGGAGTTCCGTAGCTCGTTGATGGTGGCAAGTAGCTGCCGGTTAGTGGAGCTGTTGAAGAATGAGTCAGTTGGTAAATGTATCCTCACGGTCAATGTGGGATGATTTCACAAAGTTACTCGATCTGGATGTTTGACAGATGGTCAAAAAATACGACATCACTTGGATTTGGTGAATATTTGACTGGATGCTCCATTGTGTCAACCTTGAATTCGTGACAggaatgatgatgatgatttcCTTATTTGACGCTGTGTGAGATATAACAAGGGCTCAAGGAATAATGGATACAGTAGTCATTTTTCACAAACGTGTCCTTATACCGAACTAAAACTTTCCATCTGCGAACTAATCTTTACAGTGAATCAGCAGTACGTATGCACATGCTTGTGAATTGTCTCCAGATACTTTCTTCCATTTTACGGTTACGACCGTCTTCTTAACGTCTCATGATGTTCGCATGGGAGAAGGAAAGTTTTAGATCAGCATTGTACGTCACATCACCAGAAGATGTGTTTCACCACTCAGCTTCATCTAACCCCCTAATAAGTCTAAGtaaacttgaaatatttacgCAGCTAAGTACCCGACAAAATAGATATTGCTAGTAGTAACGGATTCGCTAGATCAGAATCATTCTTGAATTCGATTTCGATGCAGAACTCAGATTACTGATTTGGGACCCCAATTCATCTTGGAGGAGCGACAGACATACGTCGGATACGAATTTCATAATTGAAAGTTAGCTGTACGAAATCGAAAGTACCTAACCGACAATTTAGGTACGGTAGTTTGTAGCTTTCGTGTAGATTGTAATTTAACCGGTAAAAGaattatcgataaaattttatagttTTATCCGAATTCTACTATGCTGAATAGCGCATAAAAAAACTTCGAACAGCCACTAATATTTCCGGAAGAGTAAAAGATAGCGTTCGCGCCTGTGCAGGCTCAAACGAATTCTTAAACGAGTATTGAAATTATCAACTTTCAAGACCGTTAACACTAAACTGCTAATTGCCAGTAGATATGGTGAGCGTAGATGATTATCTCATTTCCACAAACCTTTTGGAGCGTAAGTTATACGGCGCTATTCTTAGAGCTACGATTGCGGAAGGTCCGGATACTATTTATTATACTGAACGATCCTCTTTACACGTTAATGCCGCGGGCCATCGCACGTGGGCAATtcgaaaacagagaaaaataccAACTGTGGAAGGCATGGCGCAGCTGTATCTGTAATGCATAACCTGTCGTAACTTGCAACTGGAGAGCACCaaatgaaatcgaatttttctcgACGTTGCAGTTTCGCCACGAGTGGTTGATTACACTGAGACGCTGAAATGATTGAAGATTGACTGCACCAAACCAGCGAATACGAAACGTGACTAGCCGAGTTATGGAGAGTGTCTGGTAGACACGAGTGACGACCGCGAATTAACTAGGGCGAAAGTGCTCCGAGATCGTAAAGTGTCCGAGGTCATGCGGGAATTGGAGATTTAAATCTTAGGAATGGTATCAGAAATTCACGTCGGTCATAAacgtttcttttacttttgaaccttcgaaattttacttttatagTTAACAGTTCGGAATTCCGACAGGTAAAGCTTCACACCGAAATATTAATTCCAGTACCGTCGTGCAGGTCTCGAGTCGAGCGTGATGTGAGAATTCTAGTTTTACCGTAATGACACTGTTCATGTGGCAATTAAACGCATCGTTTCTCTAGGTTCCACTACGACTTCCGCCATTGTGTGCTAATGAAAAAGCGACATTTACTTGTTTGGAAAGAGACCTTGCCCAGAAAGAAGCTGTCTGTAATGTATGGAATAAATCAAGTCTACTGCTCTACATGCGCTTTGCTATTGTTCCAACTGTAAGAACGAAGGTTACCACGGAGTTCATAGTGGGTTCGCTCCTCAATGGTTTGTAATGTAGTTTACATGTGCCGTACGAAAGACGTCTGTTTCTCATTGCATTTAAATGTTGACAGGATCACGAGTTACTTGAGGATCTATAAAACGGAAGAAGGAGTTTATGTTTAAGGAACTAGAAGCTGAGGAGAGGCTCGTAAAATTTATGCCAAAGTCGATTGCTGGGTAAGCACAGGTTGTGGGATTTAGCAAGCTAATTGTATGAAATCTTGCGGAATAGAATCATACCACAAAGGGGTTTCAGCGGAGTCGGCAATTTCACAACAACTTCTGAAACTGTCTATGAGGCTG
The Neodiprion lecontei isolate iyNeoLeco1 chromosome 3, iyNeoLeco1.1, whole genome shotgun sequence DNA segment above includes these coding regions:
- the LOC107219906 gene encoding loricrin, whose protein sequence is MRPAKMWALVAAALVATALLPSSYAEAPLTGSYLPPSTSYGTPNIGGGGGGGFGGSALSSSYGAPSSGGGSFGGSFGGGFGGSAPSSSYGAPSSGGGSFSSGFGGSAPSSSYGAPSSGGGSFGGSFGGGFGGSAPSSSYGAPSSGGSSRPSSSYGAPSTSYGAPSSGGGGGFSGGSSSGSFGGSFGGSAPSSSYGAPSSSYGAPSSGGGGFSGGSSSGFSSGGSFGGGFSGSAPSSSYGAPSSGGGRPSSSYRAPSSSYGAPSFGGGSGGFSKPSSSYGAPSSGGGRPASSYGPPSSSYGAPSFGGGSSSFSKPSSSYGAPSSGGGRPSSSYGAPSSSYGAPSSGGGGSFSKPSSSYGAPSSGGGSFGGSSFGGGSSGGHFSGGGASQPSSSYGAPSSSSGGYSSGGGGGYSSGGGYSSGGSSGGYSSGGGYSSGGGGGYSSGGGGGYSSGGGGGYSSGGGGGYSSGGSGGGYSSGGSSGGQSYASNGGYQY
- the LOC107219897 gene encoding high-affinity choline transporter 1; this translates as MINIAGVISIVLFYLLILGVGIWAARKKEAGNDSEEEVMLAGRSIGLFVGIFTMTATWVGGGYINGTAEAIYTKGLVWCQAPFGYALSLVFGGIFFANPMRRQGYITMLDPLQDAFGERMGGLLFLPALCGEVFWAAGILAALGATLAVIIDMDQGTSVILSACIAVFYTLFGGLYSVAYTDVIQLFCIFIGLWMCIPFAWMNPKVESLSSMDVDWIGEVKPSEYWYYMDYGLLLVFGGIPWQVYFQRVLSSKTAGRAQILSYVAAVGCILMAIPPVLIGAIAKATPWNETGYTGPYPLTETETSMILPMVLQYLTPDFVSFFGLGAVSAAVMSSADSSILSASSMFARNVYKLIFRQRASEMEIIWVMRTGIGVVGILSTVMALTIPSIYGLWSMCSDLVYVILFPQLLMVVHFKPYCNTYGSLAAYIIAFMVRISGGEPLMGLPALIHYPGYEPETDTQLFPFRTMAMLMSLVTLVGVSYGTQVAFMTGKLAPGYDIFRCVVNIPEDVERVGPDPAEGEQMAVLAGGSARLYGSKDESNGRVNQALEPDDDMEPGCGVGGGGGCSVLGQLEPHVDRQPQSSTAF